The Kordia sp. SMS9 DNA window TTTGAGATGTTGGTGGCTGATTTTTTAAGTGAATGAATCCTAAATTAGAGGTGTATCGAATTTCATGATTTTTGGTGAAAAATTGATCGTTCTTTTGAAGAATTTCAAACGGAATACGATACAGTTCGCCATCCGGATTGATGATGATTTTAGTGAATTTTTGATCAATCTCTGGCAACAGTTTTTCGGCTAAAAGTGTGGCAGATTGTACATCGTACGTTCTGTTGCGAATGCTGTTGAGTAAGGTTTCTTCTAAGGCGATTTCAGTTGCTGTCCACGGACGAAGTTCCCAATTGATCGTTTTGGCAGTAATAGAAAAGATGGCAATTTCGGAATCGAGCAGCATATATTTTAGCACTAATTCATCTCCACGTAAGTGTTTTTGTAAAGCGTCTATTTCAAATTTTTGATTGCTTACCAATTCTAAATTTGGAAAGGTTTTATTGGTAAAGCGTGTATGGTCGTTGATGCGTTCTTGAATGGAATCTATGTTGCGAATGTTTTTTGCTCGTTTTGCCGCTGTAAGTTGTGTGCGTAAGTAGAGATGTCTAAATTTTAACGAATCGAGCTGTGGCAATGTATTTGTAAATCGGTTTTGATAAAATTGCTGCCAAGTTAGTTGATTCATGATGGTTTCGGTACGACTTAATACATCGCGTACTGAAATAATTTCTGAATTTGGATATTCCTTTTTAGCGAGCAATGATCCGTGAAGAATTTTTCGTAAAACCTCGTTTTGACCAGGATTGAATTTCGTACGCGCATAACTGTTTTCAAATTGTAAAAAGGCAATGCGATAGAGTGCTGGAAGTATTTTTTGAACTACAGGATCGTCTCTGTAAAACTTTTCTAATTTCTCGGCAACTCTTCGGATCAATCGTGTTTCTCCGTAGGTTTTACTCGGTTTGAAATTGCTGTAATCTTTGGCTAAAACCGTAGTGTCCGAATGAATTTTTTCAATAACCGTATGGAAAATTTGCAATGCGCTCTCTTTTTGTTTCCTTTTCGCTTTGATGAGTGCTTTTTGGGCAAGAAAAAAAGATCTTCGATAATCGTTTTCAGACATGGAATCCAACAGTGCTACAATCAATTTTTCTGCTTTGGGCAATTCGTTTCCATACGTGAGCGCTTTGCATTTGTTGTATTTAAACGTAATCAAATCGCCTTTAAAGTCTTCGTTTTCCACCAAATCAATGGACTTGTCCAAGTAATACGAACCTGTTTGCAAATCTTTGGGAGAAAGCAATGAATCGTGAATGTGACTGATATACCAATCGCCCACGTGATTCATGGAAGTAGTGTAATAAATTTGCTCGTGTTTGTTGAACTTAGGAGAGTTGCGCAATTGGTCTAACTCTTTTACGACATTCATCAGCGCCAAACTATCTTCTTGGCTTTTTCCTTGTTTATACAACAAATACGCTTCTCGATACGCCAATACTATTTCATAGCGGTCTTTTCTTACTTTGTCGAGAAATTCACGGTGTTTGTCATAAGTTGTATGTGCCAAACGAATATACCGTTTCGCAGCTTCTAAATTTCCATGATAGGAAGCTTGACTGGAGAGAAATACGTATGCATCTACCAAATAATCTAAATTTTTATCATTGGTATCCGTTAAATATTTCAGCGCAGTTTTCATGCTCAGTTTTGCGCGTTTGGCAAAGTTTAATCCTGATTCTCCATAAGCTCTTTTGTAG harbors:
- a CDS encoding CHAT domain-containing protein, producing the protein MQQPKPYLFSKVRISCILCVLFFCTGLKAKSFTFQKVQQQDTLVKPTITFLWGKSNALVNTKQYDTLLAYLDKHLKNVQPKTEADSLNMADLYYNQHQAHYNQKNYLESVKSANVGLTFCKNNNSQRGRHTTGVLYYKRAYGESGLNFAKRAKLSMKTALKYLTDTNDKNLDYLVDAYVFLSSQASYHGNLEAAKRYIRLAHTTYDKHREFLDKVRKDRYEIVLAYREAYLLYKQGKSQEDSLALMNVVKELDQLRNSPKFNKHEQIYYTTSMNHVGDWYISHIHDSLLSPKDLQTGSYYLDKSIDLVENEDFKGDLITFKYNKCKALTYGNELPKAEKLIVALLDSMSENDYRRSFFLAQKALIKAKRKQKESALQIFHTVIEKIHSDTTVLAKDYSNFKPSKTYGETRLIRRVAEKLEKFYRDDPVVQKILPALYRIAFLQFENSYARTKFNPGQNEVLRKILHGSLLAKKEYPNSEIISVRDVLSRTETIMNQLTWQQFYQNRFTNTLPQLDSLKFRHLYLRTQLTAAKRAKNIRNIDSIQERINDHTRFTNKTFPNLELVSNQKFEIDALQKHLRGDELVLKYMLLDSEIAIFSITAKTINWELRPWTATEIALEETLLNSIRNRTYDVQSATLLAEKLLPEIDQKFTKIIINPDGELYRIPFEILQKNDQFFTKNHEIRYTSNLGFIHLKNQPPTSQKGLLAIYAPKYPKTENALATRNNSNSFLKGAKKEAEVISKLFPSKIYIGDNISKNYFLKTAPKAGILHLAMHAEINNDEPGLSKLLFNKNKESDDDLYLEELYALQLKADLAVLSACNTGLGKESAGRNLESFQRAFTFAGVPATVVSLWEVPDQSTSEIMGSFYTNLKAGNTKSEALQKAKLNYLNSHKGTKLAQPYYWTGFILYGDESVVDIPPTSNLVWYVLGIGLLMLFISIFRKNRMRKA